A stretch of Clostridium formicaceticum DNA encodes these proteins:
- a CDS encoding complex I 24 kDa subunit family protein yields MAKKILTEENFQKLQKVIDANKGKSGALMPVLQEGQKIFGCLPLEVQKKISEEMDIPLSEVYGVVTFYSQFSLEPKGDYVIGVCLGTACYVKGAQAIIDKISEITHIKPGQNSSDGKFTLVATRCIGACGLAPVLTVNEDVYGRLKVEDVPGIIEKY; encoded by the coding sequence ATGGCGAAGAAAATTTTAACTGAGGAGAATTTTCAAAAATTACAGAAAGTTATTGACGCAAACAAGGGGAAAAGTGGCGCTTTGATGCCGGTACTACAGGAAGGACAAAAAATCTTTGGATGCTTGCCCTTAGAAGTACAGAAAAAAATATCAGAGGAGATGGACATTCCTTTGAGTGAAGTTTACGGGGTGGTAACCTTCTATTCCCAGTTTTCTCTTGAGCCAAAGGGAGATTATGTGATCGGTGTTTGCTTAGGAACCGCCTGTTATGTTAAGGGAGCCCAGGCCATCATTGATAAAATCAGTGAAATTACCCATATAAAGCCAGGACAAAACTCTTCGGATGGAAAGTTTACCTTAGTAGCTACAAGATGTATAGGCGCCTGTGGTCTAGCACCAGTACTTACAGTAAATGAAGATGTATATGGAAGATTGAAGGTAGAAGATGTACCTGGGATTATAGAAAAATATTAA